A region of the Ctenopharyngodon idella isolate HZGC_01 chromosome 2, HZGC01, whole genome shotgun sequence genome:
TCATTTGAAGAGAATCTAGTTAATGTCAGCATGTTTATAGCTACTGTAGCTATAGAGCTGTTCAGTTTGTACACAAAACCAAGAGAATTAGCATTTTATTGGGTTCCCTCAAGAGTTCCCTATGTTTTCATATGAGTAAAATAAGTTCTGAGGCTAACATagaaaaaacttttatattttgttctaCAACACACTGTAAATTACACACAGCCAGACTTCAAATATGAATTTTTAATtcgctgtatttaaaaaaaaaaaaattgagttgttTGCAATTTGCTACATATCCATTTACTGTTGGAAGTttctcttagaagaaaaggttctaaatggaaccttaaaggattagttcacttgaGAAATAAaggaccaacaggttgaaggcccaaatgtcagtttcagtgcagcttcaaagggctctacacgatgccagccaaggaataagggtcttatctagcgaataatatactttttaaccaaaaatgctcatcttgcactgctctgcgatgcaccacgcattacgtaatcacactggaaaggtcacgtgtgacgtaggaggaagtaccacggtagggcgaaaaactccatcttattttctcctccagcttcaaaatcgtctgacatcgttgttttacctttttttgtaaaggccgtttgacttagacTTTGCACGTtcgcctacatcacgcgtgacctttccaacgtgattacgtaatgtgtggcgcatcgcagagctagtgcaagacgagcatttgtggttaaaaagtatatatattttattttttttgggaaAATGACCGAtagtttctctagataagactcttattcctcgtctgggatcatgtagagctctttgaagctgcactgaaactgacatttggaccttcaacccgttgaaccccagtgaagtccactatatggagaaaaatcctggaatgttttcttcaaaaaccttaatttcttttcgactgaagaaagaaagacataaacatcttggatgacatgggggtgagtaaattatcaggaaattttaattctgaagtgaactaatcctttaaaagggTTTCATCAGgcacttcatatatagaacctttcaCGATGTCATCATTtcatggatttagttttaatttgttttatttttaatgttaattaaattttatgaattaagcagctcaataacatactttatcacaagAATAATGGGTAATTTCAAATTTAACATGAACGTATTTATAAATTTCttcttatatagaacctttttgccGTACAGAGTTCTTTAAATTTGAGTCAAGAACTCTAGAGTTCTATATGGAACACCAATGAACCTTTTGGTAGCAAAAAACAGACAGAGTGGCTTCATTTGAAACCTAATTGTGTAtaatttatgttgtagaacaaaaATGTGAAAGATAATGTTAACAATGaaccttattttactcataaatccAAAATTGCTATTCTAAAAAACCCACAAGAAACTCCGGAGGGAACCGATGGTAAATTAGCCCAGCTCTGGTTTAATGACACAGACATTCAAAGGTAACTCTATCGCCCCTTGAGAACTGAGGTTTGTTACTGCCTCAGAAACACAAACGCACATTAAGTATGTTTAATGGCACATTATCAAAAAGTTTGGAAAGCATACATTGTGGAAAGTATGTTTCTGGCCTAAGAACTCAATTAAGTCTCTTGAATTGTGGAAGAGCAACCTATGAGCATTAACATTCTCCTCTGGGTGTTTTTCCTCCTCTAGTTTCGTACCTCTTCCAAAGCTTCACCGAGGGCGAGCTGAAGAAGGTGATCGCGACTCTGGTGGAACGAAAGGAAAGGAGGATCAGAAACGAGGCAGGGCGGAGAACCAAACGAGCACGGAAGGGTCCAAAGCCTTGTTCTCTACAAAAGATCGAGCTCACGGTGAGCGAGCTTGGGCTCGGGTACGAAAGCGATGAGACACTGCTCTTCAGGTACTGCAGTGGGAATTGCATCCATGAACGACGCAACTATGACTTTGTAATGGAGCACAGGCAGTTGAATAACGGCTCCAGTGAGAAAGGGAGACGAGGACGGGACAATGGGAAAAAAGACAAGGCGCGCTACACTCCTTGTTGTCGGCCTACGAAGTTCGAGAAGAAAATGTCTTTCCTTGACAACAAGGGCATGTTCTACACAATCCACAATGTATCTGCGAGAGCGTGCGGTTGCGTATGACATTCAGataactgtggaaacttcaGGGAGTATGTCTTCACCATAGGAATACCAGAGAATGTTTCAGAATTCCATGGAAACTATAGGAGCTTTGGAAAGGGCAACCGTGTGACACAAAGAACTATTCGAGAACGCAGGGCATATTgcaattttgaaaaatatgctAAGAGGGTTCCGGTACGCCACCATGGAAAGAATGAAAGCCACCAGAAATTgatacacaaaacacaaaagacaAGGCCTGAATTGTCTAAAGCCAACTCTGGAAAGTTTGTCACAGAAAAAAGATTTGTTTCTGCCTTTTCAGTGGTTACTGGCACTTTTGATTAGTGCATGGCACTGGACTTTGACCAAAGGTGGATCGTCAGTTTAATCGATGGGACCGAAAGCTGGCGGGAGACTCGTTTTGCCTTCCACTGGAAACTTCTGCAGAAGAACAAGTAGTATTTATCTGAAGATATGTAAGTGGTAGAGGGCTACAGCGACGACTGTATGCTGCTCGCTTTTGTTACAAATCTGAATACTGAAGTATGAAGTGCAACACAGCTGTGAAAACTACctcatttctttctttgtttcttttttgtttgttttcttagaAGAATGTACATGCAATGAATCTTGCTCTACCGCACCCACTTCCAGGGATTACATTAGTCAGAAATATGAATCAGAGGTATATACATGTAGAGAAATGCTTCTCTACCAAAAGTCTCCAAGGATGGATATTACCTAAAACAACATTGTCACTTGAAATGTATATGCACACTATATCAAGCCCTTAAATTTGACCTTAAAGCCTTGCCAAAGCATGTCTGATCAAATCCCATGTTCTCTCGTCTTTGAGACAATTTATACCCaaatatttagatttaaaataagaataGGCTACCCAATTCCAAAAGCCAATAGGGAAAAGTACAGCTTCAAATGTTTTCCCAAAGGTGTCGCCCCTCAAAGACCTTAAAAGTTCATTTTTCTCATGAACATGTTCATGTTTACATTCTTTTAGACAATAATCAACTCAAGATGCATTGTCTTTTGGAAAGTAATTCCAGATTTAGACCTTTTCAACAGCAAAACCTATACATTTACAAgtaattgtaacctttatttATACAGATGGAACATTttgctcttaaaaataaaggttcttcaaTGGTTCTTTGTAGCATtttacattaaacaaatatctttcctcttaaaggattagttcacttcagaattaaaatttcctgataattaaCTCACGCCCTTGTcttccaagatgtttatgtctttctttcttcagtcgaaaagaaattatggtttttgaagaaaacattccaggatttttctccatatagtggacttcaagaGGGttgtccaaatgtcagtttcagtgcagcttcaaagggctctacacgatcccagacgaggaataagggtcttatctagagaaacaatcagtcattttctaaaaaaaaaaaaaaaaaataatgatatactttttaaaaacaaatgctcgtcttgcactgatCTGCTACGCGCCACgcatcacgttggaaaggtcacgcgtgacataggcaGAAGTACAGTAGTACggcaaaaaaatcattttctccttcaacttcaaaatcatcagacatctttgttttacctttttttgtaaaggccgtttgaatTCTTTGCATgttctctttgtaaacacttgatcggtacttccgcctacgtcacgtgtgacctttccaacatgattacgtaatgcgtggcgtatcgcagagcagtgcaaaatgagcatttgtggttaaaaagtatattattttttttttttttttagaaaatgactgatcgttttactagataagacccttattccttgtctgggatcatgtagagctctgaaactgacatttggaccttcaacccattggtaactgttgaagtccactatatggagaaaaatcctggaatgtttttctcaaaaaccttattttcttttcgactgaagaaagaaagacataaacatcttggatgacatgggggtgaggatataatcaggaaattttaattctgaagtgaactaatcctttaagaaccATTTTTCTGCTGTACATCAGTAGCTAAATGGCTCTTTGGAGATTAAATAAAATCCTTGATTCTTCAGTTCAGATCAACGTATTTGTTTCCGGCTTTTAAAGCACCAGTACATAATGTtaaatctcacaaaacctgtcaagaacatgtcatGGGTCCTTTGATCTCAATCAAATGaaagacataaaaaaatattatattttacataaagtgACGTCTGTTTTTAAGACGCATGAGAGCTTTTTCATTATGGTGTTATGGCAATTCATTGCACTCATTctcattacaaaaatatatatatatatatatttcagttgTGAACTATTTATACATTGTGCATGATAGTATTTTTGTACCACctttaatttatgctgatttacCTATATATGGTTTTCTAAAGATCTACCCAAGTTATAAAGTTTGTGCAGCTTAAAAGGGTTAATTTGTGACTCAGGCTGAAAACCctttgaacctttatttttaagagtgtacatgTTTCACTCTTCCATTAGAACATGTTCTTTATGTTATTCTAGGTACTGGACTAATCACAGAGTATGAAATCTGTCATAAACAGTTAAGTGATAATTGTATGTGTGAAGATGAGCTGCTGAAAAGACTGATGGTGGAGCTGACAGTCCTAAGCTGTTCAGACATACAGGATTAAGCGTTAAGTTTAGCCTTGTCCTTTCAGAAACATACTGTAAGTGCAGCCAGTCTTCTTATAGCTACATTCCAATTAAATTCCAGTATATATTACACCATATTCCAAGCTTCAAGTCAGAAACACAAAACGACAAATCTGGTTTATATACAAAGCGTGCTGAACAATCTGATATAGTTGAATTTGGTCTGAGTCAAATGAGCCAAAAGTTCATAGAACATTGAGATAATGACAACTACATTTCTTGATATTTCTTCAGATAAATTCTTCATCCTTGTTGTTCTTTCTCACCGAAAAAGACCGTGGTCTAATTGAATAACTCTGAAGTAATTAAGGACACAACTACTAATGAGATTGGAGTCACGCCTGGATCCGTCAAGCCCTAAACACGTCTTTCCTTCAAGCTAATGGCATTACTGTAAAAACAAGGCAACAGCTAATGGAGCATGCAGTCCTTTTACATGGATCACTTCCGTTTCAATTCAGGTGgaaaatttgttttgttgttcatGTATTTGAACTGCAAATTAAAACACATCTTCTGAATGATAATGAAATTTCCAGAATCTTGTCAAACACTGCAGAAAGAATGAATCAAGTTTAAACAATCAGTTCATCCTGCCCTGTGGAAATATCAACAGTAGAcgagaaaatgtgtttttaatttgttttttgaaatttaGGGGACACTGCCAATGGAACACTAGTAAGCGATTAAACTTTGTCTAATCTTGCTAATTGGATACAGAACGTGATCGCTTGCTTTGACCAGGCAGTATCAGTGTTGTCTATGCAaataaaattcttatttttggaAATAACTATATGTCACCCAGCATGTATGGAAATAGATCCAAAGTTTTTGTCCTCCTCTGAAAAAAGATGATGCAAATAGGACAAGGGGTTCTGTGACTCTACTTCTGTCCATTTATACTGGAGTGGAGTACTTTAGtgtctgtatttgtgtgtaaaaaTGAGATGAAAGTACTGCGCAGTATTACAGGaatgcaaatgtgtgtgtgagtgcatgcGTGTGTGTTGTTGTTACATTTCCCATGTCAACTAATCATGATCAGCTTTTGGGAGTGTTGGATTTCTCATACCAACAGCAGAAATGTCGATGCAGTGCATCTGTATTGTGGATATACCGTATTTATTGCAAAAtgctttacatttatatttagatatttCAGGAGGGAGACAGAaacttatttattattgtatacTTGTGCCAAATGGAATTTCTAAAGTCGGCTGAATAAACATACCCAGCTTacatcaacaacaacagaaaagttGCTTATTTGTCTTGGGTTTCTACATTCACTTTCCTGTTTATGCTCATAAAAGATGTGTAGACGGCAGATTTACAATGCCGCATCTTCAGGGCACAAAACAGAAGAATTCAATTCTGGTGGTAGAGATCTTGTTTATGAAGCTTTGATGTTTAAGATATTGGGGTGATGTaaggacaataaaaaaaaaaaaaaaaattaaaccaataACATAAATAAGTGGATGACTCGTTAACGTTAGTAAGTGAAAACAGATTCTACAAAGTGCCCTGAAATAAACAGAATGTAAAATTCAATATAACTCATTTCATAAGCATTCAGCCCATTTAATATGATACACCTATATCATCACTGGTGCAACCAATTGGGTTTTGAGGTCACATAAATAGTTAAATTGAGATCACTTGTGTAGTCAAGGGGTTTAATAACACCTAAATCTGGAAGTTCCAGCTTTCTGGTGAGTCAGTACTGTGGCTGAACTCCATTAAGAAAAAAGATGACTACATGCAACTAATTAAAAAGCATAAGGAAGGAAACGGATACCAGATTTTCAAGACACTGAATATCCCTTGGAGTACAAAAGCTGTAAATCCAAATGAGGCCACCAAGAAACCAATGACAACTAGACTACCACAACTAGACGTCCTGGAAGAGTcgcactgaagaaaaaaaaaaaaatagttcaaTGTTCTAAATAAGATCCTAACAGAAATTGCCATACTAAACAGCAGGGCTGTGcgatttttcagtttttttttcgattaattcgaatttaatgttttgcctcgattttattatttttaaattgagaaatcacgattttgaataaaaatgttagcaaacattACAATCAgtcatgttgacaatacagcaacgATAACCAttaagagaagaaaatgatccgaccacATGATGGCGCACCTGATTAACCGTTCTCCTGTGATGCTCAATGAACGTAGAATACATTGTCAGTcttaagccctgggtatacttcggctgtgtccgaaatctccccctatacccttaaatagggcactatttgaggggacagccatttgtagtggtgtccgaaaccacagtggacgatgttgagtgcactcattcaatcccacaatgcactgcaataacgagtgtactagggctgggcgataaaacgataacgatatgtatcgcgatagacacgtgatcgatatcaataaaaaatgtgttcgataaaacgttcgatattttttttattcttcgtcggaagaaaacagaggttgcgaagcaagtttggttgcattaacaaaggcactcgctctctggtaacctagcaacgtagggagtgacacgctaacagccaatcatgtaacagtatcaagtttggttgcgccatatcgttgtctcgtgctggtctgctggattcctcttcagtaaccggcaactgataagcagaaaatgagtgccgcagcaagcgaggaaattgtaaataaaagaggaaatgtcagctcgccagtatggcagttttttggatattataagtctgaccgtagtcagaccaatgtcgtctgcaaattatgcaagactggtaataccacgaacttgatgtaccaccttagccgcgctcaccctttggagcacagccgtattcaaccaacaacatctgtagctgcaacaccgcacaacattttaattatttgagttttccatggttgttgacatttctgtcttaataactgaggggattatgatcagaggaaggttaagtttaaaataaaaatgtttaaatgtaatatatttttctcctggtccttattttaaatgggtcagaaaaaattatcaataattatcgatattgaccgatatgaaacactgatatcgtgatacagttttcagccatatcgcccagccctagagtgtacaaccgatgcatgctcaacggctagagaatacccataatgcactgtgagagtcgcgcgctgaatgaattcccgcgtctcgccaggagatggcgcctgcagctgaatcaatcatccattcattttccaaaccgcgctggtccagtataatatcatacaggtataatttcctttttaattgatcattaaatcatttagttaaggtttgtacatgttagttttcatggcagagtttaacataaatattcattactactggtgCTGCCAGTTttctacattttaaatgattattaaacagcaagcacaaactatgcgaaatcggcagcccttccggcgcactcagtgtccgaattcactcactcgtttcattcactccttcaactggactatattagtggagtaatgtagggaatagtgaatgagggtatagggggcgatttcggacacagcattcattttttttacacGTACGCTAGTGTACGTGCACAGTCGAATGCCCAGCCTTGCAAAGCATACTTCATTCAactcgtacgcatacacaggcgttcgatgtatgtgcagttttgagcaatctctcgccacaagTTACACCCcattagagttgtcaaaagtaccgactttggtactgaaattttaaaaatgtgaagcattgagcgctgttgagtggattcgtaatcacctctgattggccattgtatTGACGTGCTCATTGGATATTTCTGTgtttggctacaatgatcaaagcacgggagcgtttgaaagcacacggaagtgttagaaattgaaagcgttttgaaagcagACCGGTCTGAGacagatgcctgctttcaaacgctccccgtgtatctgtgtaagcagtcattgatgactattttagggctgggcgatatggcaaaaaaataaaatctcgattTTTTCAGAACGATTGACCGATTCACCGATTGACCGagtccgatttttttttttttttttttttttttactgtttaatcaacctaaaaacttaactacaatatgatttaagtaacattaagtaacaaaaaaaaagtttcattccaagtgcaccacacatgaagtgatcaacatggtgtaaatgtaaaacaatttgttaaatatctttgcagaaaatatgcctgaaatatgaaggcaaatgttgtacaaacttatcttaaacacatcctatatactcagaaataatataatataagaaaatgctaaatatttcttagccaaaaagtaatagcaataaataacaccagtaataggttattattaacagcaaatgctttgtaaaaacagaaacaacagcagctttcatcctgtcaccatcatgcaaacgtgaaatatcaaacaggtttacaggtttttgcatttcattgcgctatttgtccaattgtttttatgtttggcggacatgtttaggtgttgcacttgtgtctcacgtcttttgcagcgtctcactcatgaaacggcattctaaaaacacggcagtcaagtaaaaaaaaaagctcaactcgcgtttaatatctttgccttttttttcctcattccactgcctgtgtctcatttttataatgcaataaagcatttctgaatgaacagccgcttaagaatagtgatgttttctacgttcatagagcgtcggttaatcaggcgcgccggTGCCATCATgatcggatcattttcttctcctaacacggttatcattgctgtattgtcaacatgtctaattgtaacgcttgctaacatttttattcaaaattgcgatttctcaatttaaaaaaataataaaatcaaggcaaaacattacattcgaattaatcgaaaaaaaatcgaaaaaaatcgcccagccctagactatttacaacgtttttgaagcgttgatcattgtagccaatcacagacatatccaatgAGTGCGTCAAcataatggccaatcagagttgtttacgaatccgctcaacagcgttcaaagcgtcacattttttacatttcagtaCCGACGTGGTACCGAAGTCattacttttgacaactctacaacccatgtaaacatctttgtattctttcatgctagagctgtacaaatgagggtattttctaacctcttcgcattATATCTCGTGtatgtaggcctccatcatcgctgtagcttgcatgtgttccggTTTGTTCTgtttgcagtttttctttgactagcTTGTGAATCAACggccccagggcacggttgacaccttgtggataaactaatcactgcaaaaaaattaaatgcatcaaGTACGTcatcttctgatgacgaaattcgcgtcacgtgcactgtacgctgaccttCGCATCcgtgtaaaaagtgaactatactttgggctttaagcggctgttcactcagaaatgcatTATTGAGTTGAAAAAAAACGAGCGGAATGAGTGGAACGGGAAAAAAGTTATTAAGCACAAGTTGAAcgctttttttttatgtttggcggacgTGTTTGGCTGTTGCACTCCTGTCTCGCATCTTTTGCGGCGTCTCAGCcatgaaacataaaaaaatagg
Encoded here:
- the LOC127502590 gene encoding glial cell line-derived neurotrophic factor encodes the protein MRVWKEVILAFILFGASFFLLLMRTTLPAGPSYPKTLEISLGPYSHPSAKALESPPSSSSSSLPSISARKPAPRRVVRATEDMGSLFSEFSYLFQSFTEGELKKVIATLVERKERRIRNEAGRRTKRARKGPKPCSLQKIELTVSELGLGYESDETLLFRYCSGNCIHERRNYDFVMEHRQLNNGSSEKGRRGRDNGKKDKARYTPCCRPTKFEKKMSFLDNKGMFYTIHNVSARACGCV